In Candidatus Eisenbacteria bacterium, the genomic stretch CCAGACCGAGGTCACGCCCAGGTACTTGAGGTAGGGCAGCGCGGCGGTCATGCCGCCGAAGTCGCCGAAGCGGCTGGCGTCGTTGTCCGAGTCGCGCCAGGCGATGGGCATGTACGAGTAGAAGATGTCGTCGGCGACGTCGCGGGCGGCCCGGGCCGGCGTGGACGGCTGGGACAGCAGCATCACCATCGCGCAGAGCGCAAGGAGGATCGGACGGCGGCGCGAGGCGGCGCAGGTCGCAGCAATCATGCATCCAGATTGGGGCATCGGGCCTCCGGGCGCAAGGCGGCCGCAGCGGGGAGCCGGGTTCGGGCGCGCGCGGGGCGCGGCCCCCGCGGCGTGCGAGCTGCCGGGCGGGCGCGGAGGAAGCCGCCGCCGGCAACGCAGCGGGCCCCGTCGCGTGGCGGCGGGGCCCGTGGGCTCGATGCGGAATGTGCGCCGGGAGGGATTCGAACCCCCGACCCTCAGCTCCGGAGGCTGATGCTCTATCCAACTGAGCTACCGGCGCATCGGTGCGTCCAAGTCCTTACAGGAGGAGCCCCCGGACGATGTCCAGGTCCTTGTCCCCGCGCCCCGACACGTTGATCACCAGGGTCCGGTCGGGGCCGAGCTCACGGGCGAGCTGTCTTGCGTGGGCCACGGCATGGGCGGACTCGAGCGCGGGCAGGATCCCCTCGAGCCGGCCCAGCTCGGAGAACGCGGCCACCGCCTCGTCATCCGGGACAGACGCGTATTCTACCCGAGCACTCTCAAAAAGCAAGGCGTGTTCCGGCCCCACGGCCGGGTAGTCCAGGCCCGCGGACACGGAGTGCGTCTCGCGCACCTGGCCGTCGGCGTCCTGCAGCAGGTGCGTGCGCGTACCGTGCAGCACCCCAGGCGCCGGCTCGGCGAAGCGGGCGGCGTGGCGCCCGCTGGGGATGCCCAACCCGCCGGCCTCCACCCCCACCAGCCGCACACCGGGCTGGTCCAGGAACTCGAAGAACGCGCCGATGGCGTTGCTGCCGCCCCCCACGCAGGCCACGATACAGTCGGGCGCGCGGCCTTCGCGCTCGCGCATCTGCTCGCGGAGCTCGCGGCCGATCACCGCGTGGAAATCCCGCACCATCCGGGGGAACGGGTCGGGGCCCAGGACCGAGCCCAGGATGTAGTGGGTGTGCTGCACGTTGGCCGACCAGTCGCGCAGCGCCTCGTTGACCGCGTCCTTGAGCGTGCGGCTGCCGCTGGACACGCCGTGGACCTGCGCGCCCAGCAGGCGCATCCGGAACACGTTGGGCGACTGGCGGCGCATGTCCTCCTCGCCCATGTACACCTCGCACGCCAGCCCCAGCAGCGCGCACGCGGTGGCGGTGGCCACCCCGTGCTGGCCGGCGCCGGTCTCGGCGATCACCCGCGGCTTGCCCATGCGCAGCGTCAGCAGCGCCTGCCCCAGGCTGTTGTTGATCTTGTGGGCGCCAGTGTGGCACAGGTCCTCGCGCTTGAGGTACACCCGCGCCCCGCCCCATTCCCGCGTGAGCCGGGCGGCGAAGGTGAGCGGGGTGGGCCGGCCCACGAAGTCGCGCAGCAGCCCGTCCAGGCGCGCGCGGAACTCCGGGTCGCGCCGCGCCTCGTCGTAGACGCGGGCCAGCTCCTCCAGCGGGCTCATCAGCGTCTCCGCCACGAAGCGGCCCCCGAACGGCCCGAAATGCCCCGAGGCGTCGGGGTAGCGCTCAGCCCAGGTCGGCACGGCGAACCTCCTCGATGAACTGCGCGAGCTTCGCGGGGTCCTTCACCCCGGGAGCCGATTCCACGCCGCCGGAGACGTCCACGCCGAAGGGGCGAAGCCGGCGCACGCGCTCCGCCACGTTGCCGGCGTTCAACCCGCCGGCGAGCAGGAACTTCCCGGGGGCCACGCCCGTCTCCAGCCACTCCAAAGGGAGGGTCCGGCCGGTGCCCCCCGGCACACCCTCCACGTAGATCTCGTACACGCAAAATCCCGCCTGGGGCGGCGGGGCCTCGGAGAGCGGCCCACCCAGGCGGCGCGTGAGAACCACCGGCACCGGGAAGTCGGTGCCGTCCTCCGGGTGCACCTGCACCAGGTCGAGCGGCACGCGCTCGATCCACTCGAGAATCTGCGTCCGCGGCTGGCGGTGGAACACTCCCACGGTGCGCACCGGGTGCGACTCCCGGGCGCGGGCCACCTCGCGGGCCTGCTCCAGCGTGAGCCGGCGCCGGCTCTCGGCGGCCACCAGGCCCAGGAAGTCGGCGCCGAGGCGGGCGGCCAGCAGGGCGTCCTCGAGGCGCGTCAGCCCGCAGATCTTGATCCGGGTGCTCACGGCTCCTCCCCGCGCAGCTGGCGCAGGCGGGCCGCGGGATCCCCGCTGCGCATCAGCGCCTCCCCCACCAGCAGCGCGTCCACGCCCGCGTCCTGCAGGCGCAGCACGTCGGCCCGCCCGGTCACGCCGCTCTCCCCCACCAGCGTGGTTCCGGCGGGCACGCGGGGCGCCAGCCGGAGCGTGGTCTCGAGGCGCACCTCGAAGGTCCTGAGGTCCCGGTTGTTCACCCCCACGATGCGCGCGCCGGAGGCCAGCGCGGCCTCCAGCTCGGCCTCGTCGTGGACCTCCACCAGCGTGTCGAGCCCCAGCTCTTCGGCCGCGGCGCGCAGCGCCGCGAGCCGCCCCGAGGGCAGCAGCGCCGCGATCAGCAGCACCGCGGAAGCGCCCAGCTCCACCGCTTCGTGGAGCTGGTAGGCCTCCAGGGTGAAGTCCTTCTGGAGCGCGGGCAGCGGCACGGCGGCGGCGACCGCCTTCAGGTGGTCGGGCGAGCCCAGGAAGTGCCGCGGCTCCGTCAGCACCGACACCGCCGCCGCGCCCCCCGCGGCGTAGGCGCGCGCGCGCGCCACGGGGTCGAAGTCGCCGGCCAGTAGTCCGCGGCTGGGCGAGGCCTTCTTCACCTCGGCGATGAAGCGCACCGGCTCCGCCTTCGAGGCCCGCGCGATGGCGGCGCGGAACCGTCCCGGGGCGCCGAGCTTGAGCCCGGGCGCGAATCCCCCCAGGGGCCGCGCGCGCATGCGGGCGTCCAGGGCGGCGCGCACGTCGGCGGCGATGGCCTGCAGGCGGTTCACGGTCTCCCAGGCTCCGGGGTTCGGGATGCTGCGGTTCCGGTGGGGCGGTCCGGCGGTCACAGAAGCCGGGTGAGCGCGGCCAGCTCGTCGAGCCGGCGCCCTGGCAGCCCCGCGGCCAGCGCCTCGCGGGCGCGGGCCAGCGCCTCCGGCAGTTCCTTCGCGGCGCCGCCCACCACCAGCGCCGCCGCGGCGTTGAGCGCCACGGTGTCGGTGGCCGGGTCGGGCCGGCCGGAGAGGATCCGGCGCATGCGCGCGGCGTTCTCCGCGGCGTCGCCCCCGCGCAGGGCGCCGTCCGGGGTGGGGGCGAGGCCCAGCGCCGCCGGATCCACGCGGGTCTCGACAATCTCGCCGGCGCGCACCACCAGCACCCGCGAGGGGCCGGTGGTGGTCAGCTCGTCCATGCCGCCGTGGCCGTGCACCACCCAGGCCAGCTCCGCGCCGAGCTGCGCCAGCGCACCCGCGAGCAGGGTGGCGGCCCACTCGGAGAAGGCCCCCAGCAGCTGCCGGTCGGCACCCGCCGGGTTGGTGAGCGGGCCCAGCAGGTTGAACACAGTGCGCACGCCCAGCTCGCGGCGGGCGGGAGCCACGTGCTTCATCGCCGGGTGCAGCGCCGGGGCGAACAGAAAGCCGATGCCGACCTCGTCCACGCACCGCCCCACCGCGGCGGGCGGAAGCGCCAGCTTGACCCCCAGGGCCTCCAGCACGTCGGCGCTGCCGCAGCGGCTGCTCACCGAGCGGTTGCCGTGCTTGGCCACCGCGACCCCGCATGCGGCGGCGGTCAGCGCGGCGGCGGTGGAGATGTTCAGCGAGGCGGAGCCGTCGCCGCCGGTGCCGCAGGTGTCCAGCAGCGGGCGGCGGGCCGTGGGCACGCGCACCGCCCGCTCGCGCATCACTTCGGCGAAGCCGGCCATGAGCTCGGGAGTCTCGCCGCGCATGCGCAGCGCCACCAGCAGGCCGCCCAGCTGCGCGTCGGTGGCGGCGCCCTCGGTCAGGGACCGCATCAGCGCCGCGGCCTCGGCGCGCGCGAGGCTCTGCCCCTCGAGCAGCCGGCCCAGCATGTCGCGGATCACTTCGCGGGCCGCTCCCCCGCGAGCTCCATGAAGTTCCGGAGCAGCAGGCGGCCCTGCTGCGTGAGGATGGACTCGGGGTGGAACTGTACGCCCCAGGTGGGGTGCTCGACGTGCTGGAGGCCCATGATCTCGCCCTCGGCGGTCCACGCGCACACCCGCAGCGTGGGCGGCAGCGAGGGGCGGTCCACGATCAGCGAGTGATAGCGGGTGGCGGTGAAGGGGTTCTCGAGGCGCTCGAACAGCCCCATCCCGTCGTGGATGATGAGCGACGTCTTGCCGTGCATCAGCCGCTGCGCGCGCACCACCCTGCCGCCGTAGACGTGCCCGATGCACTCGTGGCCCAGGCACACCCCCAGGATCGGCAGCTGGCCGCCCAGGCGGCGCAGGATGTCGTTGGACACGCCGGCGTCCTCGGGGCGCTTGGGCCCCGGGGACAACAGCACGCCCGCGGGGCGGCGATCGCGCACTTCCTCCACGGTGATCTCGTCGTTGCGCGCCACCTGCACCTCGGCGCCCAGCTCGCCCAGGTACTGCACCAGGTTCCAGGTGAAGGAATCGTAGTTGTCGACGACCAGGATCACGCCGGGCCTCCATCCGAGGGCGGGCCGCCGTCCCAGCCGGACTCCGCCCACTCCACCGCCTTGAGCAGCGCGCGGCCCTTGTGCATGGTCTCCTCCCACTCCCTGCGCGGCACCGAGTCGGCCACGATGCCCGCGCCCACGCCCACGTGGACGCGCCCCCCGGTGAACACCGCCGTGCGGATGGCGATGCACAGGTCGAAGTCCCCGCGGAATCCGAAGTAGCCGATGGCGCCCGCGTACACGCCGCGCCGCAGCGGCTCCAGCTCGTCGATGATCTCCATGGCCCGGATCTTGGGCGCGCCGGAGACGGTGCCCGCCGGGAAGCAGGCGCGCACCACGTCCATGGCGCGCGTGCCGGGGCGCAGGCGGCCGCGCACGCCGGAGACCAGGTGCATCACCTGGGAATAGCGCTCCACCACCATGAACTCGGGGGTCTGCACCGAGCCGTACTCGGCCACCCGGCCCACGTCGTTGCGCCCCAGGTCCACCAGCATCACGTGCTCGGCGCGCTCCTTCTCGTCGTGGCGCAGTTCCGCCTCCAGCGCCGCGTCCTCCGCCGGGGTCCGCCCGCGGGGGCGGGTGCCGGCGATGGGCCGCACCTCCACCTCGCGGCCCTCCACGCGCACCAGGACCTCCGGCGAGGAGCCCACCACCTCGAGCCCCGGGAAACGCAGGTAGTACATGTACGGGGACGGGTTGAGCACCCGCAGCGCCCGGTAGGCGTCGAATGGCCGGGCGTGCACCGGCGCGCTGAGACGGTGGCTCCGGACCACCTGGATCACGTCGCCGGCGCGGATGTACTCGCGCGCGCGCTCCACCGCCACTTCGAAGGCCTCCCGCCCGCCGTCGGGGCCCAGGCTGCTCTCCAGGTTGCTCTCGAAGCGCAGCGCCCCGCCGGCGGGACGCGGTGCTTCGGCCGGGCACGGGCCCTGCAGGCGCGCCACCTCGCGCTCGATGCGCTGGCGCGCCGCCGCGTAGGCCTCCTCCGCGGTGCCCTCGCCCGGAGCCACCGCCACCACCTTCACGGTGTGCGAGAGATTGTCGAAGATGGTGACGCAGTCGCTGAACAGGAAGCGGGCCTCGGGGAGCCCCAGGTCGTCCGGGGGCGCGCCGGGCAACTTCTCGAAGTGGCGCACCTGGTCGTACGCCAGGTAGCCCACGGCGCCGGCGTCGAAGCGCGGGTGGCCGGGAACCTCCGCCACGCGCCGCTCGGTGAGCAGCTGGGCCAGCAGCTGCAGCGGCTCGTCCACCTCCCGCTCCTCCACCTCGTAGCCCCGGATCAGGCGCGCGTGCCGCCCGCTGGACTCGAACACCAGCGACGCCTCGCCGGAGAGTATGGAGTAGCGTCCCCACTTCTCCCCCCCCTCCATGCTTTCGAGCAGGAAGGCGTGCGGGCCGTCGGCCACTTTCTGGAACGCGGACACCGGCGTGTCGCGGTCCATGAGCAGCTCGCGGTACACCGGCACCCGCTCGCCGCGGCCGTGCAGGGCCTGGAAGGTGGGGAAATCGGGGTGATACTGGGTCGTGGCCATGGGTCTCCCGGATGGGGTCTTCGGATCAGGCCGGCGCCCCGCCCGCCAGCCGCAGCAGGTCGCGCGCCTCGTCGCGGGTGGCCCGCGTGACGCGCGAGCCCGCCAGCATGCGGCACAACTCCTCCACGCGCGCCTCCTGGTCCAGCGGTACCACGCGCGTGTAGGTGCGTCCGCCCTTCACCGCCTTGTCCACCTGGAAGTGGTGGTCGGCGCACGCCGCCAGCACCGGCAGGTGGGTGATGCACAGCACCTGGTGGCGCCGCGCCAGCTTCTTCAGGCGGGCGCCGACCGCCTCGGCGGTGCGCCCTCCGATGCCCGCGTCGATCTCGTCGAAGAGCAGCGTGGCGACCGGGTCCGCGGCGGCGAGCACGCTCTTGAGCCCCAGCATGATGCGCGAGACCTCCCCGCCGGAGGCCACGCGGGCCAGGGCGCGCGGCTCCTCGCCCGGATTGGTGGAAACCAGGAATTCGGCCCGGTGCGGCCAGCCGGCTTCCGCCGCATCCCCGGGCTCGGGTGGGATTGTAACCCGAAACCGCGCGCCGGGCAGCCCCACTTCGCGCCACTCCTTCGCCAGCCGGGACTCGAGGTTGCGAGCCGCGGTCTCCCGCGCCGCCTCGAGCGCCCGCCGTGCGGCGCGCCACGCGGCGAGTGCGGCGTCGCGCTCCCGGACCAGGCGCGCGCCGGTCTTCTCCGGCGAGCCCAGCGCGTCCAGGCGCGACTCCAGCGCGGCCAGCTCGCCGATCGCGCTCTCCAGGCTGCCGCCATAGCGCCTGCGGAT encodes the following:
- the trpB gene encoding tryptophan synthase subunit beta, which gives rise to MPTWAERYPDASGHFGPFGGRFVAETLMSPLEELARVYDEARRDPEFRARLDGLLRDFVGRPTPLTFAARLTREWGGARVYLKREDLCHTGAHKINNSLGQALLTLRMGKPRVIAETGAGQHGVATATACALLGLACEVYMGEEDMRRQSPNVFRMRLLGAQVHGVSSGSRTLKDAVNEALRDWSANVQHTHYILGSVLGPDPFPRMVRDFHAVIGRELREQMREREGRAPDCIVACVGGGSNAIGAFFEFLDQPGVRLVGVEAGGLGIPSGRHAARFAEPAPGVLHGTRTHLLQDADGQVRETHSVSAGLDYPAVGPEHALLFESARVEYASVPDDEAVAAFSELGRLEGILPALESAHAVAHARQLARELGPDRTLVINVSGRGDKDLDIVRGLLL
- a CDS encoding phosphoribosylanthranilate isomerase, with amino-acid sequence MSTRIKICGLTRLEDALLAARLGADFLGLVAAESRRRLTLEQAREVARARESHPVRTVGVFHRQPRTQILEWIERVPLDLVQVHPEDGTDFPVPVVLTRRLGGPLSEAPPPQAGFCVYEIYVEGVPGGTGRTLPLEWLETGVAPGKFLLAGGLNAGNVAERVRRLRPFGVDVSGGVESAPGVKDPAKLAQFIEEVRRADLG
- the trpC gene encoding indole-3-glycerol phosphate synthase TrpC, translating into MNRLQAIAADVRAALDARMRARPLGGFAPGLKLGAPGRFRAAIARASKAEPVRFIAEVKKASPSRGLLAGDFDPVARARAYAAGGAAAVSVLTEPRHFLGSPDHLKAVAAAVPLPALQKDFTLEAYQLHEAVELGASAVLLIAALLPSGRLAALRAAAEELGLDTLVEVHDEAELEAALASGARIVGVNNRDLRTFEVRLETTLRLAPRVPAGTTLVGESGVTGRADVLRLQDAGVDALLVGEALMRSGDPAARLRQLRGEEP
- the trpD gene encoding anthranilate phosphoribosyltransferase, whose product is MLGRLLEGQSLARAEAAALMRSLTEGAATDAQLGGLLVALRMRGETPELMAGFAEVMRERAVRVPTARRPLLDTCGTGGDGSASLNISTAAALTAAACGVAVAKHGNRSVSSRCGSADVLEALGVKLALPPAAVGRCVDEVGIGFLFAPALHPAMKHVAPARRELGVRTVFNLLGPLTNPAGADRQLLGAFSEWAATLLAGALAQLGAELAWVVHGHGGMDELTTTGPSRVLVVRAGEIVETRVDPAALGLAPTPDGALRGGDAAENAARMRRILSGRPDPATDTVALNAAAALVVGGAAKELPEALARAREALAAGLPGRRLDELAALTRLL
- a CDS encoding aminodeoxychorismate/anthranilate synthase component II — its product is MILVVDNYDSFTWNLVQYLGELGAEVQVARNDEITVEEVRDRRPAGVLLSPGPKRPEDAGVSNDILRRLGGQLPILGVCLGHECIGHVYGGRVVRAQRLMHGKTSLIIHDGMGLFERLENPFTATRYHSLIVDRPSLPPTLRVCAWTAEGEIMGLQHVEHPTWGVQFHPESILTQQGRLLLRNFMELAGERPAK
- the trpE gene encoding anthranilate synthase component I gives rise to the protein MATTQYHPDFPTFQALHGRGERVPVYRELLMDRDTPVSAFQKVADGPHAFLLESMEGGEKWGRYSILSGEASLVFESSGRHARLIRGYEVEEREVDEPLQLLAQLLTERRVAEVPGHPRFDAGAVGYLAYDQVRHFEKLPGAPPDDLGLPEARFLFSDCVTIFDNLSHTVKVVAVAPGEGTAEEAYAAARQRIEREVARLQGPCPAEAPRPAGGALRFESNLESSLGPDGGREAFEVAVERAREYIRAGDVIQVVRSHRLSAPVHARPFDAYRALRVLNPSPYMYYLRFPGLEVVGSSPEVLVRVEGREVEVRPIAGTRPRGRTPAEDAALEAELRHDEKERAEHVMLVDLGRNDVGRVAEYGSVQTPEFMVVERYSQVMHLVSGVRGRLRPGTRAMDVVRACFPAGTVSGAPKIRAMEIIDELEPLRRGVYAGAIGYFGFRGDFDLCIAIRTAVFTGGRVHVGVGAGIVADSVPRREWEETMHKGRALLKAVEWAESGWDGGPPSDGGPA